In Nonomuraea sp. NBC_00507, the following are encoded in one genomic region:
- the glmS gene encoding glutamine--fructose-6-phosphate transaminase (isomerizing), whose product MCGIVAYVGPKDAAPILLEGMQRLEYRGYDSAGIVVSNKGLKVRKCKGRVADLAKVVPTRFKGGLGIGHTRWATHGVPSDENAHPHLSADQRIAVVHNGIIENAGELRAKLIADGVEFASETDTEVLAHLIAHAVDENDSLEEAVRKTLKSIVGTYGIAVIDAERPGEVVVARNGSPIVLGIGEKEMFAASDVSALVRYTRQVVHLEDGELAVLKADGFHTFASDARETAKEPLTVDWDAGHYDTGGYEHYLLKEISEQPETITRTMSGRLDERFHVAHLGGLNMDARETRGFRRVKIIGCGSAYYSGQIGAQLIEELARIPSDAEPASEFRYRNPVVDPDTLYVAISQSGETYDTLAAVQELKRKGGRVIGIVNAVGSAIAREVDGGIYLHAGPEVSVASTKAFTSTAIAFALLALHLGRVRDLSPADGRRIVEGLRRLPGQIEEILTQGDKIAELARKYAEHPSMMFVGRVRGYPVAREGAQKLKEISYVHAEAYPASELKHGPLALIGPDMPTVAIVPDDELLDKNLTTLGEIRTRGGRVLMVGHREPEHKLADDVIVIPKNEIELDPILLTIPLQLLAYHAAVALERDVDKPRNLAKSVTVE is encoded by the coding sequence ATGTGCGGAATCGTGGCCTACGTAGGCCCCAAGGACGCAGCGCCCATCCTGCTGGAGGGCATGCAGCGGCTTGAGTACCGGGGCTACGATTCGGCGGGGATCGTAGTGTCCAACAAAGGGCTGAAGGTCCGCAAGTGCAAGGGCCGGGTGGCCGACCTGGCCAAGGTCGTGCCCACGCGGTTCAAGGGCGGCCTGGGCATCGGGCACACCCGATGGGCCACGCACGGCGTCCCCAGCGATGAGAACGCCCACCCGCACCTGTCGGCCGACCAGCGCATCGCGGTCGTGCACAACGGCATCATCGAAAACGCCGGCGAGCTGCGCGCCAAGCTGATCGCCGACGGTGTCGAGTTCGCCTCGGAGACCGACACCGAGGTGCTCGCCCACCTGATCGCTCACGCCGTCGACGAGAACGACTCCCTGGAGGAGGCGGTCAGGAAGACGCTCAAGAGCATCGTCGGCACCTACGGCATCGCGGTCATCGACGCCGAGCGGCCCGGCGAGGTGGTCGTGGCGCGCAACGGCAGCCCGATCGTGCTCGGCATCGGCGAGAAGGAGATGTTCGCCGCCTCCGACGTGTCCGCCCTGGTCCGCTACACCCGCCAGGTCGTGCACCTGGAGGACGGCGAGCTGGCCGTGCTCAAGGCCGACGGCTTCCACACCTTCGCCAGTGACGCCCGCGAGACGGCCAAGGAGCCGCTGACCGTCGACTGGGACGCCGGACACTACGACACCGGCGGCTACGAGCACTACCTGCTCAAGGAGATCTCCGAGCAGCCCGAGACGATCACCCGCACGATGAGCGGCCGCCTCGACGAGCGCTTCCACGTCGCGCACCTCGGCGGGCTCAACATGGACGCCCGTGAGACGCGCGGCTTCCGCCGCGTGAAGATCATCGGCTGCGGTTCCGCGTACTACTCGGGGCAGATCGGCGCGCAGCTCATCGAGGAGCTGGCGCGCATCCCGTCCGACGCCGAGCCGGCCAGCGAGTTCCGCTATCGCAACCCGGTCGTCGACCCCGACACGCTCTACGTCGCGATCAGCCAGTCGGGCGAGACCTACGACACGCTCGCCGCCGTGCAGGAGCTCAAGCGCAAGGGCGGCCGGGTCATCGGCATCGTCAACGCCGTGGGCAGCGCCATCGCCCGCGAGGTGGACGGCGGCATCTACCTGCACGCAGGGCCGGAGGTCTCCGTCGCCTCGACCAAGGCGTTCACCTCGACCGCGATCGCGTTCGCGCTGCTCGCGCTGCACCTGGGCCGGGTGCGCGACCTGTCGCCGGCCGACGGGCGGCGCATCGTGGAGGGCCTGCGCCGGCTGCCGGGGCAGATCGAGGAGATCCTCACCCAGGGCGACAAGATCGCCGAGCTGGCGCGCAAATACGCCGAGCACCCGAGCATGATGTTCGTCGGCCGCGTGCGCGGCTACCCGGTGGCCAGGGAGGGCGCGCAGAAGCTCAAGGAGATCTCGTACGTGCACGCCGAGGCCTACCCGGCCAGCGAGCTCAAGCACGGCCCGCTCGCGTTGATCGGCCCCGACATGCCGACGGTCGCGATCGTCCCCGACGACGAGCTGCTCGACAAGAACCTCACCACGCTCGGCGAGATCCGCACCCGCGGCGGCCGGGTGCTGATGGTGGGCCACCGCGAGCCCGAGCACAAGCTGGCCGACGACGTGATCGTGATCCCCAAGAACGAGATCGAGCTCGACCCGATCCTGCTGACAATCCCGCTCCAGCTGCTCGCCTACCACGCCGCGGTCGCGCTCGAACGCGATGTGGACAAGCCGCGCAATCTTGCAAAGAGCGTAACTGTCGAGTAA
- a CDS encoding SAM-dependent methyltransferase, whose product MRPFDQHRPNPARMYDYMLGGSANYAVDREAIEQLAELIPEAVPLARANRAFLQRAVRYVAAAGVRQFLDLGSGLPTQGSAHEVAPEARVVYVDHDPVVATHAKALLAELAEARAPRAPGRALVVEADLLDPDDVLAQAGRFLDLAEPVGVVLVSILHFLPDSAQPQRAVAALRERMPPGSHLVITHATTRGRLEEERPQGPAASGGDRTPAEIRAFFGDFVLEPPGLVQAVDWRPDRPKLVGDWSLPSSLMAGVAKKVAAKK is encoded by the coding sequence GTGCGGCCGTTCGACCAACACAGGCCCAATCCCGCACGCATGTACGACTACATGCTCGGCGGGTCGGCCAACTACGCGGTCGACCGGGAGGCCATCGAGCAGCTCGCGGAGCTGATCCCGGAGGCGGTCCCGCTGGCCCGCGCCAACCGGGCCTTCCTGCAGCGTGCCGTTCGGTACGTGGCCGCCGCCGGGGTACGCCAGTTCCTCGACCTGGGCAGCGGGCTGCCGACCCAGGGCAGCGCGCACGAGGTCGCACCCGAGGCCCGGGTCGTCTACGTCGACCACGACCCGGTGGTCGCCACGCACGCCAAGGCCCTGCTCGCGGAGCTCGCCGAAGCACGAGCTCCGCGAGCTCCGGGCAGGGCACTCGTGGTCGAGGCCGACCTGCTGGACCCCGACGACGTGCTGGCCCAGGCCGGGCGGTTCCTCGACCTGGCCGAGCCGGTCGGGGTGGTGCTGGTGTCGATCCTGCACTTCCTGCCCGACTCCGCGCAGCCGCAGCGGGCGGTGGCCGCGCTGCGCGAGCGGATGCCCCCCGGCAGCCATCTCGTGATCACCCACGCCACCACCCGAGGACGGCTGGAGGAGGAACGGCCGCAGGGCCCGGCGGCGAGTGGCGGCGATCGTACACCCGCTGAGATCCGCGCGTTCTTCGGCGATTTCGTGCTGGAGCCACCGGGGCTGGTGCAAGCCGTCGACTGGCGTCCTGACCGGCCCAAACTGGTGGGGGACTGGTCGTTGCCGTCGTCACTGATGGCGGGCGTGGCGAAAAAGGTAGCAGCGAAAAAGTAG
- a CDS encoding tripartite tricarboxylate transporter substrate-binding protein: MRRRRFFAWGLGVAAIAAGCGTGHVTGGGGAGRRAEFSINPGGRRWDRVGQAFAGAARTSGYETGTGTRVTVTGLPALAAAELNNAETLLDTATPLSRLAGDVEVVVVPANSRFKDFADFGAHLLAWPGQTPLAGGPEGAPDHLLFGLIAKGLGADTRQVDYTGYPSSQEAMIALLSGKAAAAAGLLPDWRGSIGQGRVRALAVSSAVRVPDFDVPTLLESGVRVDFADWTAAFGPDDMPEESRASAIRMCEDVTASPGWRAACRAAGWISIPLSGDDFARWLGSEVERTRAVLRDFGLVDATKATTCWGSCGNGH; the protein is encoded by the coding sequence ATGCGCCGTCGGCGGTTCTTCGCATGGGGGCTGGGCGTGGCCGCGATCGCGGCCGGCTGCGGGACCGGGCACGTCACCGGCGGCGGCGGGGCGGGCCGGCGGGCCGAGTTCTCGATCAACCCGGGCGGGCGCCGCTGGGACCGGGTCGGGCAGGCGTTCGCCGGCGCGGCCCGCACCTCCGGGTACGAGACCGGCACCGGGACGAGGGTCACCGTGACCGGCCTGCCCGCGCTGGCCGCCGCCGAGCTGAACAATGCCGAGACGCTGCTCGACACCGCCACGCCGCTGTCCAGGCTGGCCGGCGACGTGGAGGTCGTTGTCGTGCCCGCGAACTCCCGCTTCAAGGACTTCGCCGACTTCGGCGCCCACCTGCTGGCCTGGCCGGGTCAGACGCCGCTGGCGGGCGGGCCGGAGGGGGCGCCCGACCACCTGCTGTTCGGACTGATCGCCAAGGGGCTCGGCGCGGACACCAGGCAGGTCGACTACACCGGCTATCCCAGCAGCCAGGAGGCCATGATCGCGCTGCTGTCCGGCAAGGCCGCGGCCGCCGCCGGGCTGCTCCCGGACTGGCGTGGGAGCATCGGCCAGGGCCGGGTGCGGGCGCTGGCGGTCTCTTCCGCCGTCCGGGTGCCCGACTTCGACGTGCCGACGTTGCTGGAGTCCGGCGTACGCGTGGACTTCGCCGACTGGACGGCCGCTTTCGGGCCCGACGACATGCCGGAGGAGAGCCGCGCATCGGCCATTCGCATGTGCGAGGACGTCACCGCCTCGCCCGGCTGGCGGGCCGCCTGCCGGGCGGCCGGCTGGATCTCGATCCCGCTCAGCGGCGACGACTTCGCGCGATGGCTCGGCTCCGAGGTGGAGCGCACCCGCGCCGTCCTGCGGGACTTCGGCCTCGTGGACGCGACCAAAGCCACAACATGCTGGGGTAGTTGCGGGAACGGCCACTAG
- a CDS encoding ribonucleoside-diphosphate reductase subunit alpha, whose translation MTQVIEIDRRLAIEEAAARVITDPANSRVAARLLAEEIADEAAGHGVRTFSESIAATHTAGLIQDGLAAFVATHAAELDALISEEADGRFEYFGLRTVYDRYLLRHPETRAVLERPQHFFLRVACGLSETVGEAAELYALMSTLSYLPSSPTLFNSGARRPQLSSCFLLDSPRDELESIYDRYGQVARLSKYAGGIGISWTRVRSRGSLIRGTNGHSNGIVPWLRTLDSSVAAVNQGGRRKGAACVYLETWHADIEEFLELRDNTGEDARRTHNLNLANWVPDEFMRRVEADEVWSLFDPKEVPDLTDLYGEAFTAAYRAYEAAGRHVRQIPARTLYGRMMRTLAQTGNGWMTFKDAANRTSNQTARPENVIHLSNLCTEILEVTSDGETAVCNLGSINLAAHLTAGGMDWERLRRTVRTAVRFLDRTIDLGFYPTPEAEAANKRWRPIGLGVMGLADVYFTLRLPFDSPQALALSTRIAEEIALASYDTSADLAAERGRHPSYADTRAAGGVLHPDHYVASTPPWDALRQKIAINGLRNSLMIAIAPTATIASIAGCYECIEPQVSNVFKRETLSGEFLQVNRYLVADLQARGLWTQQLRDAIKRADGSIQDVPGIPDDLKPLYRTAWELPQKALIDLAAARQPYIDQSQSLNLFMASPTIGKLSSMYAYAWKTGLKTTYYLRSRPATRIAQTTVAASAPEAVAEAVACSLENPEVCEACQ comes from the coding sequence GTGACGCAGGTCATTGAGATCGACCGCCGGCTGGCCATCGAGGAGGCCGCGGCCCGGGTGATCACCGACCCGGCCAACTCCAGGGTCGCCGCCCGGCTGCTGGCCGAGGAGATCGCCGACGAGGCGGCCGGGCACGGGGTGCGGACGTTCTCCGAGTCCATCGCCGCCACCCACACGGCCGGGCTGATCCAGGACGGGCTGGCCGCGTTCGTCGCCACGCACGCCGCCGAGCTGGACGCGCTGATCTCGGAGGAGGCCGACGGCCGGTTCGAGTACTTCGGCCTGCGCACCGTCTACGACCGCTACCTGCTGCGCCACCCCGAGACGCGGGCCGTGCTCGAGCGGCCGCAACACTTCTTCCTGCGCGTGGCCTGCGGGCTGTCGGAGACGGTGGGGGAGGCCGCCGAGCTCTATGCCCTGATGTCCACGCTGTCCTACCTGCCCAGCTCGCCCACATTGTTCAACTCCGGCGCCCGACGGCCGCAGCTGTCGTCGTGCTTCCTGCTCGACTCGCCGCGCGACGAGCTGGAGTCGATCTACGACCGGTACGGCCAGGTGGCGCGGCTGTCGAAGTACGCCGGCGGCATCGGCATCTCCTGGACCCGGGTGCGCTCGCGCGGCTCCCTGATCCGAGGCACGAACGGCCACTCCAACGGCATCGTCCCGTGGCTGCGTACCCTCGACTCCTCGGTCGCGGCGGTCAACCAGGGCGGCCGGCGCAAGGGCGCGGCCTGCGTCTACCTGGAGACCTGGCATGCCGACATCGAGGAGTTCCTGGAGCTGCGCGACAACACGGGCGAGGACGCGCGCCGCACCCACAACCTCAACCTGGCCAACTGGGTGCCCGACGAGTTCATGCGCCGGGTGGAGGCCGATGAGGTCTGGTCGTTGTTCGACCCGAAGGAGGTACCCGACCTCACGGACCTGTACGGGGAGGCGTTCACGGCCGCGTACCGGGCGTACGAGGCCGCCGGGCGCCATGTCCGGCAGATCCCCGCCCGCACCCTGTACGGCCGCATGATGCGCACCCTCGCCCAGACCGGCAACGGCTGGATGACGTTCAAGGACGCTGCCAACCGCACCTCCAACCAGACCGCCCGTCCCGAGAACGTCATCCACCTGTCGAACCTGTGCACCGAGATCCTCGAGGTCACCAGCGACGGCGAGACCGCCGTGTGCAACCTCGGCTCGATCAACCTGGCGGCCCACCTGACCGCCGGGGGCATGGACTGGGAGCGGCTGCGCCGCACCGTCCGCACCGCGGTGCGCTTCCTCGACCGCACTATCGACCTGGGCTTCTACCCGACGCCCGAGGCAGAGGCGGCCAACAAGCGGTGGCGGCCGATCGGCCTCGGCGTGATGGGCCTGGCCGATGTCTACTTCACCCTGCGGCTGCCGTTCGACTCCCCGCAGGCCCTCGCCCTGTCCACGCGGATCGCCGAGGAGATCGCGCTGGCCTCGTACGACACCTCGGCCGACCTGGCCGCCGAGCGCGGCAGGCACCCGTCGTACGCCGACACCCGGGCGGCCGGGGGAGTCCTGCACCCGGACCACTACGTGGCGAGCACGCCGCCCTGGGACGCCCTGCGTCAGAAGATCGCGATCAACGGTCTCCGCAACTCCCTCATGATCGCCATCGCGCCGACCGCCACGATCGCCTCCATCGCCGGCTGCTACGAGTGCATCGAGCCGCAGGTGTCCAACGTGTTCAAGCGCGAGACCCTGTCAGGGGAGTTCCTCCAGGTCAACCGCTACCTGGTGGCCGACCTGCAGGCACGCGGGCTGTGGACGCAGCAGCTGCGCGACGCGATCAAGCGCGCCGACGGCTCGATCCAGGACGTCCCCGGCATCCCCGACGACCTGAAGCCGCTCTACCGGACCGCCTGGGAGCTGCCGCAGAAGGCGCTGATCGACCTGGCGGCGGCGCGGCAGCCGTACATCGACCAGTCGCAGTCGCTCAACCTCTTCATGGCCAGCCCGACCATCGGCAAGCTCTCCTCGATGTACGCCTACGCCTGGAAAACGGGCCTGAAGACCACCTATTACCTGCGCTCGCGCCCTGCGACCCGCATCGCCCAGACCACGGTGGCCGCCTCCGCTCCGGAGGCCGTGGCAGAGGCCGTCGCGTGCTCACTGGAGAACCCAGAGGTCTGCGAAGCCTGCCAGTGA
- a CDS encoding ribonucleotide-diphosphate reductase subunit beta → MLLDPGMDLTLRPMRYPDFYERYRAAIRNTWTVEEVDLHSDLADLTKMTPQERHLINRLVAFFATGDSIVANNLVLNLYQHVNAPEARLYLSRQLFEEAVHVQFYLTLLDTYLPDLDERVKAFAAIEHIPAIRDKAEFCFKWIDSINGLERLETAAERRRFLLNLICFAACIEGLFFYGAFAYVYWFRSRGLLGGLATGTNWVFRDESMHMEFAFSVVDTVRAEEPSLFDDELGKQVTAMLEEAVAAELAFAEDLCGDGMAGMSVDQMRQYLEYVADQRLARLGLPRHYGSANPFAFMELQDVQELANFFERRVSAYQVAVEGNVTFDETF, encoded by the coding sequence TTGCTGCTCGACCCCGGCATGGACCTCACCCTCCGCCCCATGCGCTATCCGGACTTCTACGAGCGCTACCGCGCCGCCATCCGGAACACGTGGACGGTGGAGGAGGTGGACCTGCACTCCGATCTCGCCGACCTGACGAAGATGACGCCGCAGGAGCGGCACCTCATCAACCGCCTGGTCGCCTTCTTCGCCACCGGCGACTCCATCGTGGCCAACAACTTGGTGCTCAACCTCTACCAGCACGTCAACGCCCCCGAGGCCCGCCTCTATCTCAGCAGGCAACTGTTCGAGGAGGCCGTCCACGTGCAGTTTTACCTGACCCTGCTCGACACCTACCTCCCCGACCTCGACGAGCGGGTGAAGGCGTTCGCCGCCATCGAGCACATCCCGGCGATCCGCGACAAGGCGGAATTCTGCTTCAAGTGGATCGACTCCATCAATGGCCTGGAGCGCCTGGAAACCGCTGCCGAGCGCCGCCGATTCCTCCTCAACCTCATCTGCTTCGCCGCCTGCATCGAGGGCCTGTTCTTCTACGGCGCCTTCGCCTACGTGTACTGGTTCCGCTCCCGAGGCCTCCTCGGGGGCCTGGCCACCGGCACGAACTGGGTGTTCAGGGACGAGTCCATGCACATGGAGTTCGCCTTCAGCGTGGTGGACACGGTCCGGGCCGAGGAGCCGTCGTTGTTCGACGACGAGCTGGGCAAGCAGGTCACCGCCATGCTGGAGGAGGCCGTGGCGGCCGAGCTGGCCTTCGCCGAGGACCTGTGCGGCGATGGCATGGCCGGCATGAGCGTGGACCAGATGCGCCAATACCTGGAGTACGTCGCCGACCAGCGCCTGGCCAGGCTGGGCCTGCCCCGCCACTACGGCTCCGCCAACCCCTTCGCCTTCATGGAGCTGCAGGACGTCCAGGAGCTGGCCAACTTCTTCGAACGGCGTGTCTCCGCTTACCAAGTGGCGGTTGAGGGCAATGTGACCTTTGACGAGACGTTTTAA
- a CDS encoding mechanosensitive ion channel family protein, whose product MIGAIILVEAVRRTLNRIGRKFALARHLVEHCTWPAFTVAAVLAFNLVFGPGIFGDSPSERSLAGTVERVLGLVSIAAITWLIVQATYALTDVILDRLVQVEGERNRRARRIMTQIALVRRVAGAIIIVVAVGAMLFSFPQVRALGAGLLASAGIAGAIVGIAAQPTIGNMLAGLQLAFSDALRLDDVVVVEDEWGRVEELTLTYVVLRLWDERRLVLPVSYFTQTPFENWTRHGSRVLAVVFLRVDWSVPVKKLREALYEFLQGNPLWDQKDWTLQVTDVLPNGLVELRALMSAADSPSSWDLKCDVREFLVDYVRDNFPESLPRFRVETPESRVGLPWEHAEK is encoded by the coding sequence GTGATCGGGGCGATCATCCTGGTCGAGGCGGTCCGCCGGACGCTGAACAGGATCGGGCGCAAATTCGCGCTCGCCCGGCATCTGGTGGAGCACTGCACGTGGCCCGCGTTCACGGTGGCCGCCGTCCTGGCGTTCAATCTGGTGTTCGGCCCCGGCATCTTCGGCGACTCGCCGTCCGAGCGGAGCCTCGCCGGCACGGTCGAGCGGGTGCTCGGCCTCGTCTCGATCGCGGCGATCACCTGGCTGATCGTGCAGGCCACGTACGCGCTGACGGACGTCATCCTCGATCGGCTGGTGCAGGTCGAGGGCGAGCGCAACCGCCGGGCGCGGCGGATCATGACCCAGATCGCGCTGGTCCGCCGGGTCGCCGGCGCGATCATCATCGTGGTCGCGGTCGGCGCGATGCTCTTCTCCTTCCCACAGGTGCGGGCCCTCGGAGCCGGCCTGCTCGCCTCGGCCGGCATCGCGGGCGCCATCGTCGGCATCGCCGCCCAGCCCACCATCGGCAACATGCTCGCCGGGCTCCAACTCGCCTTCAGCGACGCGCTCCGCCTCGACGACGTCGTCGTGGTCGAGGACGAATGGGGCAGAGTCGAGGAGCTCACCCTCACGTACGTCGTGCTGCGCCTGTGGGACGAGCGCCGGCTCGTCCTGCCGGTCAGCTATTTCACCCAGACCCCGTTCGAGAACTGGACCCGGCACGGCAGCCGCGTCCTCGCCGTCGTGTTCCTGCGCGTGGACTGGTCGGTGCCGGTGAAAAAACTCCGCGAGGCCCTGTACGAGTTCCTGCAGGGCAACCCGCTGTGGGACCAGAAGGACTGGACGCTCCAGGTCACCGATGTGCTGCCCAACGGACTGGTCGAGCTCCGCGCCCTCATGAGCGCCGCCGACTCGCCGTCCTCCTGGGATCTCAAGTGCGACGTACGGGAATTCCTCGTCGACTACGTCAGGGACAACTTCCCGGAATCCCTGCCCCGCTTCCGCGTCGAAACCCCGGAGAGCAGGGTCGGCTTGCCTTGGGAACACGCGGAGAAATAA